Part of the Coriobacteriaceae bacterium genome is shown below.
ATGCCGCCTTCGTTGGTGGCAAAGATCTCGAGCGGATGTGCCCAGTAGTAGCCGTCGCCGTAAAAGATGACGTAGAACAGGCGGGCGCCGATGATAAGGCCAAAGACCACACCGACCACGACGCTCGTCAGGTCGTCGACCGTAATGTCGAAACCCCAGCGACGCTGCGTGCGATACATGACGACCGCCGTGAGCAGAGCTCCGACCACATAGGCCAAGCCGTACCAGTAGATGGTGATGGGCCCCGCCGAAATGGCGACGGGATCAAGCATATGGTAGAGGTCGTTGAGCATATCGGTCCCCCTGCTCCCTACATACAAATGCGGCCGCGGGCCTTTCGCTCGCAGCCGCATATTTGGGCGTGACGTCTATGCGGAGCACATCGCCCGCAGCTTTCGCATCTTAGAACGGCGCGTACTCGTCGTACAGGTCCTCGGCCTCGCCGGAAGCATTGACCTGCTCAACGCGGGTAACGCCAGGCACGTGCTCCTTCAGGATGCGCTCGATGCCCATAGACAGGGTCAGCGAGCTCATGGGGCAGCCGGCGCAGGCGCCCTGCAGTTCCAGCTTGACAACACCCTCGTCGTCGACACCCACAAACTCCATATCGCCGCCGTCGGCCTGCAGGTTGGGGCGGATCTCCTCAAGAACCTTCTTAAGCAGCTCTTCGTTAACAGCCACAGGGGCTCCTTTCTCACAATAACGCGGGCGCGCCCGCAGACAGAGCTATGTTACTACAGCCGTGTACCCGCTCACGAGCCGTCCATGCGCGCGGACACGACTTTCACGAGCAGTCAATTTGGGACGGGTCTCTTTTGGCTGTTTTGCCGCCAGCTGGCGTTGGCACGCGCTACTGCCGAGTCTGCTCCCCGGTACCAATCTGGACATCGACGATAACCTGGCGGTAGCTGATGCCGCAGGAGTCGAGAATGCGGCGGCTGATACGGCCGTCGTCGGTATCGGCATACTTGTTGTCCAGGTAGACGACCTCGCCCACGCCCACCTGCGCCAGGATCTTGGCGCAGTCGTGGCACGGGAACAGCGTGACGTAGACTGTGGAACCCTCAAGGTCTTTGAGCGAGCCGCGGTAGTTGAGCACGGCGTTGGCCTCGGCATGCACCACGTAGTTGTGCTTATCCTGCAACGGGTCGTCGCTCGTGCCCCACGGGAAAAAGTCGTCGTTGAGCGCCGAGGGCGTACCGTTGTAGCCCACCGAAAGGATGCGGTGGTTGGTGTTGGCGATGCACGCGCCCACCTGCGTGTTGGGGTCCTTACTGCGGCGCTGCGCGGCGATGGCCACGCTCATAAAGAACTCATCCCAGCTAATAACGTCGCGGCGCTTGCCCGACGCGGTTTGATGAAGATCGTCCGACATGGCAGACACCTCCGAAATCGCAATAGTTTGACCCATTGTAGCAGGTGAAAGGTAGGGGAGCTTATCCCACCAGCCCCTCGCCCTACGCGCGACGAGGCTTTTGGTTGATGCGGTACAGCTCGGCGAGACCCCGTAGCGTCAGTGCATCGTCTACCGTCAGGCTGTGGCCGACCAACGCCGCGAGCGCCTCGGCATCGTCGCCGGTGATGACAATGGGCACGCTGCCCTCCCCCGCCGCCTTGGTCGCGCGCATCTCGGCAAGCACCATGTCGAGCATGCCGTCGATGCGGGCAACCTCGCCCAAGACCACGCCCGAGCGCATGGCCTCACGCGTGTTGCGACCGATGACGTGTGTCGGCGCCGAGGGCTCAACCTGGGGTAGGCGCGCTGCTGCCGCCGAAAGCGAGCGGGCGCCGAGGGCCAGGCCTGGCGCGATAACGCCGCCGACAAAGGTGCCGTGTGCGTCGATGACCTCGATATTGGTCGTCGTGCCCAGGTCGATCACAATGCACGGCGAGCCGTAGACGGCGCGGGCAGCCACGGCGTCGGCGATGCGGTCGGGACCGATCTCGGCCGGGTCATCGTAGTGCACGGGTATGCCGGTCTTGAGGCCCGGCCCCACGGTGAGCACGCGCCCCGTGCAGGTACGGGAAAGCGCTGCCTTCCACGGGCGCTCGAGCGCCGGGACCACACAGCTCAGCACAGCAGCCGCGGGCACAAGCGCACCCGGCATGCCCGCATCGGCCGCCAGTGCGGCCATGACCTGCACGAGGCGCATGCGCGCCTCGTCTGCTGTGATGCTCGACGGCGTCGTGATCTCGCATGTCGCAAGCGGACATTCCTGCGCCGCGGCCGAATCCTCTGCAAACAGGCCAAAGCGAATGAACGTGTTGCCCACGTCGACCGTCAATATATATGCGCACCCATTAAGCATCGTCGGCGCTCCTTTCGTCTGCCCAGCAGTATATCCCGATGATTATTCTGGGACGGGGATTTAAAAATCATCAGGTACGCAATGATTTTTAAATCCCCGTCCCAGAATAATCATCCTTCGGCTTCGTTTGGGATAGCTAAAAAAGCCCAGTCCCAAATTAACTGCCGTGCCGCTATACTGGTGCGCGGTCGTTTGCGAGCTCACGCGGCGGCCCTTGGTAACCCGACTTCCCGCGCCGTATCCGTAACGGCGCTCCCGGGGGAAGCGGATATACGCAAAGGAGTTTTATATGAGCAATCCCTCGAACCGCGCTTCGATGCGCGGGCAACTCACGCTGCGCGGCGTCGTCATCGGCGTCCTTGGCTGCGTGATCATCACGGCAAGCTCGGCCTACACCGCCCTCAAGATGGGCGCCCTCCCCTGGCCGATCATTTTCGCTGCCGTCATTTCGCTGTTCTTCCTGAAACTCATGGGCAACGCCAGCCTCAACGAGGCCAACGTCACCCACACCATCATGTCCGCAGGCGCCATGGTCGCTGGCGGTCTGGCGTTTACCATCCCGGGCGCCTGGATGCTGGGCTATGCCGACCAGATCAGTTGGCTCGACATGTTTATCGTGGCACTCGCCGGCACTATCCTAGGCCTGCTGGCCACGGCACTCATCCACCGTCACTTTATCGTGGACGCCGCGCTTGAGTTCCCCACCGGCAACGCCGCAGCTCAGACCCTGCGCGCGACCGAGGCCGGCGGCAAGACCGGCAAGCAGCTCTTTGGCTCCATGGCCATCGCCGGCATCTACAGCGTGCTGCGCGACGCTCTGGGCATTGTGCCCAGCATGCTGTGTACGCTCAATATCCCCGGCGTGACCTTTGCCATCTATAACTCGCCCATGTTGCTGTCCATCGGCTTTTTGGTGGGCTTCGCCCCGGTCGCCTTCTGGTTTGCCGGCGCGCTGCTGGGCAACTTTGGCATCATTGTCGGCGGCACCGCTGCCGGTCTGTTTGACGTTATGACCGCACAGGGCATTGTTAAGTCCCTGGGTATGGGCCTCATGATGGGCTTTGGCGTCGCCGTCGTCCTCAAGGACATCCTGCCGCAGGTCGCCGGTATCGTCCGCGGCCTCGCCGCCGACAGCTCCACCGACACCGATGAGCAGTCGCTCATCTCGGGCTCCCTTAAACTCGACGCCGGTATCATCGGCCTGGGCGCCGCCGCCATCGCCGTGATCGTCGCCATCGCGCTCGACCTTGGTCCCGTTCCAGCCGTCATCGTCACGCTGTTCACCTTTGTCACCACCATCATGAGTGCGCAGAGCTGCGGGCAGACGGGTATCGACCCCATGGAGATCTTCGGCCTCATCGTCATGCTCATCGTGGCAGCCTTCGCGCAGCTCGCTCAGGTCAAGCTGTTCTTTATCGCCGGCATCGTGGCTGTGGCGTGCGGCCTTGCGGGCGACGTCATGAACGACTTTAAGGCCGGCGCCGCGCTGGGCACCAACCCGCGCGCACAGTGGGTCGGCCAGGCCATCGGCGGCATCGTGGGCGCCCTGGTCGCCGCCGCTGTCATGGTCGCGCTCGTCACCGCCTATGGTCCGGACGCCTTTGGCCCCGACAAGAGCTTTGTGGCCGCACAGGCAAGCGTGGTCGCCACCATGGTCTCGGGCATCCCGAGCGTACCGTGGTTCGCAGGCGGCTTTATCGCCGGCATCGTCATGTACTGGTTCGGCATTCCGGCCATGATGATCGGTCTAGGCGTGTACCTGCCGTTCTACATGTCGCTTACGGCCTTCCTGGGCTCCTGCGTTAAACTCGCCTACGACAAGTGGGCCGCTCACCGCGACGCCGCCGCCGGTCTTTCGGACGAGGAGAAGGCCGCCAAGGACGCCGCCTTCCAGGAGCAGGGCCTGGTTGTTGCCAGCGGCCTGCTGGGCGGCGAGTCCATCGTCGGCGTTATCCTGGCGTTTGTCTCCGTCGGTCTGAGCCTGCTGGGATAAACCCAACAACAACGTACCCGTACAGAGCGCGGGGTCGGAGACCATCCGGCCCCGCACTTTTTGTCTATTTGACTCTTATGATCCTCACGGCGTTTTTAGTCATGCCGATTGGCCTGACTTCCAGGTCAACAAACCCTGTCTGACACCTCGCTCAACGCGGTGTAGAGTAAAGACGACGGGCGGGATACGCGGCACGTGCCAGAACGAGGTGGACATGGAACTCGATAAACAACAGATCAAGCGACTGCGCGAACGCCATCATCGGCGCCATGGCATCCGCCCCGCCCACAGCGAGGCCATGGAGAACGCAAGCCGCTTTCTAAAGCAGGCATTCAACATTCGCGAGGGACGCGCGCCCTATCACGTGATTCGCAAGCGCTTTGTAAACGGGGCGCGCCTGACTGGCTCTCACCTGTGCATCCTGATCATTGCCATGTTGATTGCGAGCATCGGCCTCGATATCGACTCGGATATCGCCATTGTAGGCGCCATGCTCATCTGCCCGCTCATGGGCTCGGTCCTTGCCATGGCATACGGCATCGCCACGCTCGACCGCGAGATTACCGTCGAGGCCATCGCGAGCTTGGCTCTACAGATGGCCTTTTGCCTGGTCACGTCCACGTTGTATTTTAAGCTCTCGCCCCTTGGCACCACCACGGCCGCCATCATCGACAATTCGACACCGACTGTGTGGGACCTTGCCGTCGCACTCGCAGGCGGCTTTGCGGGTGGCCTGGGCAACTCGCGCGACCAGGAACCCGCCACGCTCATCGCCGGCGTGGCTGTGGCGACCGCGCTCATGCCGCCCCTGTGCGCGGCCGGCTATGGCATCGCCATCGCAAGCGGGTCGCTGTTTCTCTCGGCGCTTTACGAGTTTGGCATCAACGTGGTCTTTATCGCACTGGCCGCCGAGGCCGTGCTGCTTCTTTTGCGCGTGCCGCTCAAGCGCGACCTGAACGGCGACGGCATTGTAACTGCTGAGGAAAATGCCGAGGTCGACGAGCTATCGCGCAAGGTGCGCCGCCGCATCATCGTGGGCACGGTGATCTTTGCCATCCCCTGCATCGTTATGACCGCGGGTTCCATTGGCTCGGCGCAGGCCGGCGTGCAGGACGGCTACGGCGTCACCGAGACCACGCGCGAGCTTGCGGCGGTGCTGCCAGGCTTTAAGGACTACACCGTCGCCGTCGAGACCTCGGCTACCGAAGGCGAGGAGGAGGGCATCGTCGAGCGCGAGATTGTCGCCCATGTGACGACAAGCGAGGCGCTCGGGGCACACGACCGCCACGTCGCTCGCAAGCTCATCGACCTCAACGTGCCCGAGCTCGATCGCGTGGAGTTTGACGTGTAGTAATGCCGGCGCGGGATAAGCGCTCGCACGGACGCAAGTTATGACGAGGCGCAGACGCGATACGGACACGAGCAAATAGCGGGGTTCAGTTCACACCCGCGCCCCGCTCGCCGTTTTATTGCCGTGAATCAACTGGCCGGATCGACATCGCCCAACTCCACCGTAAACGCAGGTTTGGTGCTCACCAGATAAAATCGGGTCACTTTGCTATGGGTCACTTTGCTATTTCTAAATAGATAGAGCTGGCCCCGCTCGCGTCGGCGCGACATATACGCCACGTGGACCGTACCGAATTCTTCGCCGTTTTCCCTCTTTAACACCAGGATATTGGGGTCGTCCATACGCTTAAACTGCCCGTCTGCGCAGATTCCGTCTTGGTCGACCAGCTGCCATCGACAGTTGTCCTCCTCAAGAAAAGCCAGGGTTTCCCGACTCGTTTTGTCATCCCGATAGTAACCATCAATGGCAAACCCTTCG
Proteins encoded:
- a CDS encoding OPT/YSL family transporter; translated protein: MSNPSNRASMRGQLTLRGVVIGVLGCVIITASSAYTALKMGALPWPIIFAAVISLFFLKLMGNASLNEANVTHTIMSAGAMVAGGLAFTIPGAWMLGYADQISWLDMFIVALAGTILGLLATALIHRHFIVDAALEFPTGNAAAQTLRATEAGGKTGKQLFGSMAIAGIYSVLRDALGIVPSMLCTLNIPGVTFAIYNSPMLLSIGFLVGFAPVAFWFAGALLGNFGIIVGGTAAGLFDVMTAQGIVKSLGMGLMMGFGVAVVLKDILPQVAGIVRGLAADSSTDTDEQSLISGSLKLDAGIIGLGAAAIAVIVAIALDLGPVPAVIVTLFTFVTTIMSAQSCGQTGIDPMEIFGLIVMLIVAAFAQLAQVKLFFIAGIVAVACGLAGDVMNDFKAGAALGTNPRAQWVGQAIGGIVGALVAAAVMVALVTAYGPDAFGPDKSFVAAQASVVATMVSGIPSVPWFAGGFIAGIVMYWFGIPAMMIGLGVYLPFYMSLTAFLGSCVKLAYDKWAAHRDAAAGLSDEEKAAKDAAFQEQGLVVASGLLGGESIVGVILAFVSVGLSLLG
- a CDS encoding dCMP deaminase family protein, which codes for MSDDLHQTASGKRRDVISWDEFFMSVAIAAQRRSKDPNTQVGACIANTNHRILSVGYNGTPSALNDDFFPWGTSDDPLQDKHNYVVHAEANAVLNYRGSLKDLEGSTVYVTLFPCHDCAKILAQVGVGEVVYLDNKYADTDDGRISRRILDSCGISYRQVIVDVQIGTGEQTRQ
- a CDS encoding DUF389 domain-containing protein, with amino-acid sequence MELDKQQIKRLRERHHRRHGIRPAHSEAMENASRFLKQAFNIREGRAPYHVIRKRFVNGARLTGSHLCILIIAMLIASIGLDIDSDIAIVGAMLICPLMGSVLAMAYGIATLDREITVEAIASLALQMAFCLVTSTLYFKLSPLGTTTAAIIDNSTPTVWDLAVALAGGFAGGLGNSRDQEPATLIAGVAVATALMPPLCAAGYGIAIASGSLFLSALYEFGINVVFIALAAEAVLLLLRVPLKRDLNGDGIVTAEENAEVDELSRKVRRRIIVGTVIFAIPCIVMTAGSIGSAQAGVQDGYGVTETTRELAAVLPGFKDYTVAVETSATEGEEEGIVEREIVAHVTTSEALGAHDRHVARKLIDLNVPELDRVEFDV
- a CDS encoding NifU family protein; this encodes MAVNEELLKKVLEEIRPNLQADGGDMEFVGVDDEGVVKLELQGACAGCPMSSLTLSMGIERILKEHVPGVTRVEQVNASGEAEDLYDEYAPF
- a CDS encoding type III pantothenate kinase; the protein is MLNGCAYILTVDVGNTFIRFGLFAEDSAAAQECPLATCEITTPSSITADEARMRLVQVMAALAADAGMPGALVPAAAVLSCVVPALERPWKAALSRTCTGRVLTVGPGLKTGIPVHYDDPAEIGPDRIADAVAARAVYGSPCIVIDLGTTTNIEVIDAHGTFVGGVIAPGLALGARSLSAAAARLPQVEPSAPTHVIGRNTREAMRSGVVLGEVARIDGMLDMVLAEMRATKAAGEGSVPIVITGDDAEALAALVGHSLTVDDALTLRGLAELYRINQKPRRA